The DNA sequence ATTAAGGATAAAGGCAAGACTAGAACCTTAGGGCTTTTGACTCCTATCCAGtgtatattttgattttattaccTTCCCTTTTATATTGGTTTTCATAATAACCAAGCTTTGTGTTTAACTTACTTAGacaaattataaatgaatgaaaattatagaAGGAATTACCTTTAATATTTGAACATTTTGACATGgtgctttctttctcttcactTAAAGCTTCATTTTCATCTacttcaataaatatgattctcTGTGGAACGTAACAGTCACCTCCTATGACAAAACCTTACTGTCAGTGGCAATGATGGCAGAAAGCGGTGCATAACTGCCTTTCAATACAGGAGTATCCTCTATAATATCCCCTTTGTCCACTTTTGTTTGAACATTTCTCAGTGGTACCATCCCAACTCTATATATACCATCCCAACTCTATATATTGTTTAGattaatatatgtgtattaatatatatgtgtatgaatACTCAGTATGTAAACTTTTATATAGATAATTACAAGAAAATTCACATATTTGACAAAATTGTCCTTTAACTTATAACATTCTTTAGTCCCATCTTTTAGAAATACTcagattaaatataatttatcttccATATGACATCTTCAGATATATGAAAGCAGTTTTCCTGGTCCTTAAAAGTCTTCTAATTCCAGGATAAATATCCAAAAAGGCAATATGATTTAATGGTAGTCAACAAAATGTACAATTAGAACTGGTCCAGTTAAGTGGATCCAGTTTGTTCTCCACTAGGTTGTAATTGACAGTGTAAACTCCGGACAAACTTATTGCTTCAAGGCAAACAAATGATGACAGCTAGTCTAAAACTGCTGCAAAtgtaagaaagaagaggaaacaatTAAGTACTTTGgcaccaggggaaaaaaaagtaaacagagaaaaatgGCTGAAAATGGGTGAAAATGGGACTGCAATATTGCTAATGTGCCTAAGACATATTGGTACCTGCTCTCAACCTCCTTCCTGCTCTTCACACACATTCTTCCCACCCAGCCACACCCTTTTTCCTCCTCAAGAAAgtctgcatatttttaaaataagggctTAGAATTTTCTGTGAAAGCatgaattttccaaaatgtttctgCTAAAAAGCCATTCAAAATGTTTAAGCTATATCACACAATTAAGATGTTGTGCCTTGGCACAAATGATACATGTATTTGAATATAGCTGCCTTAACATCAAATTACTCAAGGATTTATTAAGTTCCTCCTCTGTTTATAGCTCTATTAAAGTATAGCACATGCTTGATACCCAAATCCATTATAGGCTGAGTCaagtctatacacacacacaggcacacacatacatCAGATTTCtcataaaaacatggaaaatggaATATCTTGCACACTGAGTACAAATTCACACAAAGTATTTGGTAGAGATATCAGCTTCTGAAAGTATCTGATTTTGCGATGTACCTCCAAATCCCCTGTGTTAAAcatgaaatagatttaaaaaatgaaacacagttATGAGAGAAAAATTCAAACTCAGATATTATATGGTGATATATTCAGAATCAATCAGTAATAAATTAGCTCACCTCCAGTAATAAAATTAACTCACCTCCATTTTCAGCAATGTCAGTCCTTGGTTTCCTATCCAATGATGTTTTTATCTCACCTTGCCTTTCAAAGCTATATTTTGTTGGGACTGTAAGACCATCCCctggaaatgagaagaaaaaaaagccatcCCAGGAACTATTATTAATAGAGGCTTAAATAAGTTTACAATAGAATTTATGATGCAAGTCAAAAGCTTAGAAGTTAATGTAAGTATTATTTGCACAGTGATCTGatgaataataaatttataaatacatgcatTTCAAGCAAATTTTGTAATTGTTAACAAAGAAGCAAGCAAGTATATTCTCCTATTTATCAAATGGCAATTTAAAATCTGTATTgtatgtacataatatatatttaatttatttgatgtgtttttctataatgaattttgttatatttcttttgtttttatctgtttaCCATGAACAACTGAATAAAAAGTATGAGAGTCACTACTGACTACAAAATGCTAATTACACAGTGATAATTAAATTATTCTCTCAGTTTTCCTTATACATCGCTGGATAATTTTCTCctaaaataaactgttaaaagCTGCTTTTAACAGAGACATAGCAACCTAATGCAACATGAAATTTTGGATTGGATCCTAGACCAGGGAAAAaactcattttgttttaaagtacatTAATAGCATAATTGATAACATTTGTGGGGGAATAGCTGTAAATAATATTGTACCAGTggcaatttcctgattttgatgttTATACTACAGTTATAGAAGACCACATAGGCATCATATCTGCAAATTACTCtcaaaaaaactcagaaaataataataacaaggtGTGCATTTGAAGAGAAAGTGAGTGAAAATGTGgtaaaatgctaacattttggGGAAATCTGGGTGAAGCATGTGCAGGAATTAACTGTATttactatttagaaataaaaagctttaaaaagcaTAATACAAAGCAAAAGTATATGTAATTGTCTTTATAATCTGACATTCTTACTCTTCATTGCTaacttgttttttattcattttgttttgttttttcttgtctaAGTAGTGCAGACCTGCAATCTGTTCTTCCCTGGATGGCTCCCATTAAGTTTTGCGACTTTTCTTCCATCTGATGGTGTGTTGCTGCCACCTACCGCCATATGTTTAAATAGTTTGTCACATACAGATTTGCAAAATGGCAGTTTATATATTCCACCATGCACTTCCATGCACATCTTAATCCTAGTAGACTTTCCCAAATATCTCTCTCtatatctatatacattttttttctggaggAGGATGGAGGGATCAAAATCTCTTCTACTGCTTCTACTGTTTTTAAGCTCACCTTAGGAACAAGAAAATTATGGCACCCATGGATTTTCTCTGAGTTTCTGGTTTTATATCTAGCATACAATATGCTTCTTATCTTGCCTTCAAGGGCAAAATGTTCTCCAACAGTAAAATCAGATTCACCAAAGAATAAGTTCTACAAAAGTCAGAGCCTTGGATTTGTCCACCAGCATTGCCCTTGAAATAGCCTGACACAGAAGACCCTCAATTCAATGAACGTTGTTCTGCCACTAATGTCATTCTGTGATGGCCCTTTTGTTCTTCCTGGGCTAAGTTTACTTTtctatttggaaagaaaaacctAGACCACTTACACAGgagaatttatttcaaatacaaataaaaatggtaaaagcaaattatttatgGGATTACTGCATGAAATGTGTAGTGTCATCATGTCTTTATGAAGTTTGTTCATTCTGTGGCTCCTCTAGGAAAACACAAGCCCCATTAAAGCAGCttttcatatgaaatttaggtCATTCAGTGCAAACACTTCCTTTTTACTCTCAAGCCTGTTGTATTATTTATCATTCAACTCTATTATTTTATACACCATACTAAATAATTCACAGTCTATTACACCAAATATCTCTTACACATCACTCTGAATGCTGCCTTTTGATTTCTTACCTTCTTGCAATTCACTGCCATTTTCCAAAGGCTTTTCTAACTCTTTTTCTGCTGTAGGAGCTACGCTTTTTGATGATGAAATATCTGGAGGAGTATGAAATCTGTAGTATTCACCTAATCTCCCGTAAGAAAAGCATTGGTTAGCATATTCACCACATAAAGTACTAGAAAATCCACAAATGTTTGATTTCTTACCAGATTTATAACACATCTCCTTTATTGctcttttttcttcaatttcttcagGAGTCTTTGTCCATAAACTAGAAGCATCTAcaggatatattttttttaaattaaattgtccCAAAGCCAAATAATCTGCAAATTtataaaccagaaagaaaaatcccaaatattGTTCTCATGGATGAAttagtttttgtaatttttaaaataaataattttgcataCTGGTAAATGTTTCTAATTTCTACaatttcagtattaaaaaaattataaaaactcagtcaagagaaaagaaatgactaaTTATGTGTTATGTGTCTCGAAACGAGAAGCTGGAGGTATAGACTCACATGTTGAGATGGTGTGTGTTTGTCTGGAGGCATACGTAGGCATGAGCTgcagcaaacaaaaaaagtaatagtTCTGGGTCTCTGAAGCACAGAAAATATGGTGGTCTGTAACCCAGAGAAGGACACATGCCAAAGCAAAGACAGAGTGAGAGTTTATTTTTCAGCATGTTTGTCTTGTATGTACACACTTACTGGCACCGCTGTACTGTGATGATATCAGAGGAAAAGGATAGATTAAGATGCAAAAGACATGGGTCCTAACCCTGTTCATACTCTCATGAAGATTACCTAGGATAATACAGATGACAGTTGctttataaactataaactaCTCTACAGATCTCTGTAACTTCAAGGATTAAATGTGAAACAAATAGATTTTTCATAGATATGTAGATAAACAGATAGGCACACATGTGCAtcaatgtgttttaaaaacagttataTATTGAGATGTTATTAGTATCTCTACAAGTACCTGTACATATTTAAGCATAAGATATCTCCCAGCCATATACAACAAAAACCTTCCAATCCAAATGCTCATAAACATATAGATACAGAACAAATTAGAACataacaaattaaatttatttcatgaaattagTCATTTTTCACCAAAATCTGCCTTATGTATATCATAAACCTCCAGTAGTTAAACATATATGCAGAAAATATTGCGAGGTTTTTGAATGTGCATTGTAAATCTGAGAAAAGGTTTACTAACCATTTTGTTCATctacttcctcctcttcttcctcaaagttagtttttaaaactaaaggATGGTGAATGGGTCGTGATATCTTTTCCTGAGGTTTCAGAGGTTCCTGACTCTGGGTCAGGGGTGGAATTCCttcctgattttctttctgtAGTGTGGTATCTACAGAGAAAATGCAACATTGTCATTATaccttcttttacttctttaagcATGATTTTCTTTAAGTCTTTGGACACAGTATAATTActgctttaaattctttgtctGCTAAGTTTAACATCAGAGCCATCTCAAAGGCATTCTGTtgcctctttttttcctgtgtatgtaTTGCACTTAGTGAACTCTATTTTCTCCCACAATGTACAGCCTCATTTTCATTCCTCAGAAGGTATAGCCTTGGCATGTGCACAGTTACCCTGGGATGACTATGGCTTTAGCAGGGCTCTCTTTGCCTCTTTCCCTGGTTTCTCTGTTAGGCTGTCCATCTCTGTTGGTAACATATTAATATCAGATGTTAGCCTCCATTAGTTGCTGGCTTATTGATCCATTGTTTTCATCGATGCACTATGGCATAAATTGCTGCACGGTTTGATCCAATGAAGTTCTGACGCCTTTGCAGAGGTCATATCTGAGGCTAATCTTTCAAGTTTGTTCCAATTTCTGAAGAGCTCTTCTTGAGTTTTTTTTCCTGGTTGTCTTTGGCAAACTTCCAACTGGTTTACAGTTTAGTCTGTTACTTCTATACAGATACCAGCCtctcttggaagctaagcagagtcaggcctggttagtacttggatggaaGTACTGTTCTATTCCAAATAAATTCAGTTCTCTTTTTGAGAGCTTCAGAGTTCTCTACTCTTACAGCCTGCTTCTCTCCTTATGCAAGAGCAAGGAATAATGCTAAGAGTAGGGACAGGGACAGTCACTTCTCCTGGAGCGACACCCCTGTTTTTACGAGTATGGCGCTGGGCAAAGGTGGTAATCTCTGATCTTTATGGCTTGTACCTCCTGGCCTGAAACCTCCACCCAATGCTCAAGCTGAAGCAAGGATAATTGGAGTTTCATTATTCTCAGCCTGCTGCATCTGGGATATAATTTCTGCCCTATGAGTGGGGCTGAGTGGAAGAAAGACCCAGATCTCTCTGCCCCACTTGCCTGAAAAATAGAGCTCCACCCAACTTGGGAGTTGGGGAGGATGAGAAATGTTAGCAGACCGCTCCTGCCAAAAAGATATTACCATCCTTGACTGGAAGCTGGAGGTAAAAAGAGGCCTATGTTCTTGGCTGTGCCCATTCAGAGTAGAGTTTCTGTCACACTAAATTGAGAGGTGGTGAAAGGAGTGAGTGGTGGCTCAAATACCACAAACTTGCTGTTCTTACTGGgatttagtagattttcttgaataaatattactttatttgcTATATGCCCTTAGGACAGTTTCTagagatgtgaaaaaaaaaaatttaacaggtAATTTTCACCAACTATGGTTATTTCGCTGGAGAGCAGGTCCATGGACTTCCTCACAACACCATTTTGAAAGTTATTCTatagtcatattttttttaatgcagggagaattatttatgtgtttgtaAATTACTCATGATaccttaaataaaaaagataaaattctgaaatgattttcttGCAATTGTTACTCCTTGAGATAGTTAAAacctattttattaaataatattatgaaatcTTCTAATTGAAGTAAGTACTTATTTCAGCttgtaaaatgtttactatcttcTAACTATCTTAGCAAATATTAGAATAACATGCTAGTCCTGGACATTAATTTCCAGcagttgtcttagtccatttgtgctgctataaacaaagtacctgagactgagtaagttaatttttaaaaacccagaaatttatttctaacagttctggaggctcagaagtccaaggtcaaaatACCAGTAGGTTTTATTTCTGATGAGgaatctctgcttccaagatggtgcctcaTCACTGTGTCCTCTGGAGGGGATGAATGCTCTGTCCTCaaatggcagaaggcagaaggataaaagaacaaaaagggcCAAGCTctgtgtgaagcctcttttataagggccttaatACCATTCATGTTCAACGTGAATTTCGAGACATAcatatattcaaaccatagcagtaataTATGCTTTTTTGTTTCATAAACAGATTAGAATAATTTTGATCATTATTCATCTCACTAAGAGATAATTTCCcaataaaattatactttgatGTGCAATAATTGTCAAAGTATATAATGTAATTATGttgttttaataaattacataatgctagactgttttctaaagtgctTGTATCAGTTTATATATCCACTTACAATGCACAAGAATTCCCAATGCTCTTTGTCTTCACCAACAATTGCTAGAATTTTCAATTTTTGCCAATATAATGAGTGTGTTATATCTTAAAGAGGTGCCAGGATCTGTTCCcagctctccattctgttctatTTGTCAGTTGTCCAGCCCTTGGACAATAATACACTGTCCTACTCTCTTTCACATCATAGGCCTTGATATCTGGATCCACTTGTTAAACATTTAGCAGTATACCACTGCTTACAACCAAGAGAGTGTCTATTAGTATATATGATAGACTACTATATCATGCCCAGACATTTCAAACATTAACAACTACTTTATATGCTTTgtcaattttcaaaacaaatttaattatattaaaataaatgtcatataCACTGTCATCATAATGCAATATTTCTTGCTATAAATACTTTCCAGAGTTAAAATGCAGATGCAATACAAAACATGTAAGTTATAAGAAACTATTGCATAAACAATTCAATTATTTATaactaaataatttgtttttatttggacTCTTTGGTAATTGGGCACTATCCTTCCTTTgtgcttgaaaaaataaaaaagatgctaatttttgtaaaattcacGGATCAGAAGTCCTTGATTAatgctttttctttacttttcactAATTCTTTAAGAGCACCCACATAGAATGGTTTGGTTAGGGCATTAGAAACACTtgtatggatttttaaatatactattgATCATCTTTGTAGGATTCTTGCAAAAAAGGGTGTTTAACATAAATCTaattgagaagaaagaaatgaacaaactCCCCATTTAAGGGATATCCTACACAGAACCTGGCCTGAGCTCTTTTACAATGTGTATGATAGGTAGGACGGGGAGGAGTAAGATGGCGGAcaagaaaaactgccagccagagtgtctctgcaagaaagacagattttagaagaaagtaaaaaaataaacaggcagatgAACACAGATTGGATCagggtcggaaggaagggtgcctgaaactacaggagactccacgggaagaagttgcagaggagaactggaaggagaaagggcctgagaggcttggagaccagcgacaagggtaggtggagcggttaaatttcccctcccttgcgtcTCGGACTGCTGGAGGGCTCCTGAgtggttggagagacctgccaacaccagcccagagacagctgcTGCCAGCAGCAGTGAGTCTCGTGTTGACAGGGCActaggctcccagctccctcagggcacctcccagCCCACAGACCCGAGCTGattggcaggtgccatattgcttcattctccccatccccttccctaCCCGCTGCTGCCAgctgccgagagagacaatttaaccaccacccagaggcatctgaGGGAACAAGACCTTttcttttggggccctacagcagactgaggggtactcagactgtgagctccctacctgaCATCCCTCTCAAGTGCCACTTGCCTGGCAATTCCAGGAGAGTGGGGAAAATCCCAAGGCGGACTGGAGACCAGCACtgctctccctggcagggtcagggattgatctccagggcccaggggacaggcctacaGACAAGATTCTGTACACCCAGGTCTTGATCACATTGCCCCAGGGCATAGAATGGATATTTGTGAACAAGCCTACTgaagtgtgtgtgccttcagggaagatcagcgtgcttgaggggcaaccctcctcccacggAAAGGCCATAcacccagctcaggctgtgatcctgggggGAACCCTCTGGGCCctcatcacagccaggggagatccactggtttgaggtcctgcctgctggcagagacCCAAGAGAAACcatggaataggggagggtggaaaggagtgaggcctgccCCAGACTGCGGGTCTCAGAGAGCACCACCCCCACATGCAGActtttttggctgagtggggccatttccaCCCCTctctggcagctttgcccagaagcagagaacagaacttgTTTTAACAGCATTTGTggtgcttgagggcaggctcacccaacccagctctacCTAgactcactcccccacctgcccatactgaggtggagaataagggaCACTCCTGGAAGTCCTAGGgcaccacccaccacctgaggcactagagtgcctctccagaggaataAGAGATGGTTaaaggaccccaaaacaacactgcaacCTGCTTCTACCAGCAAgggccacctactgacagggaggtcattctgcacacccttaaagtgcatctactgactcatcataaagAGTGTGGTTGACTCTCACTTGAATCAATTAATAagctgtggtgtatgtataccatggagttctattcagccacaaaaaacaatggcaatATAGTACCTCGTAtattatcctgtatagagctgcaacccattctattaagtgaagtatcccaagaatggaaaaacaagcaccacatgtactcaccatcaaattggttttaactaatCAATATTTAAGTGcccatatagcaataacattgatcgggtgttgggcatctgggagtggggaggaggggatgggtatatacacacataatgattgcaatgtgcaccgtctgggggatggacaggcttagagtagggtggggcaagggcaatacaggtaacctaaacatttgtatccccataatatgttgaaataataaataaataaattggccaAATAATCAGTTGCCCAAGGCATCACTAAAACACTGAActagaataaacaaaaatcaaattatctcATCCAATTGTTCATTATAGAATAACATGGCAACTAGCCAAGGAGAGATGAGCAATTGTTTCAATGTTTAAGCTACTGTATTTCGAAAATTTTTCCTCAGCCAAATTGAAGGAGTTTTATAAACAACAGTTTGTCTAACAGAGTACACTAACTTCTCCCTCCATGGGAGAAAAAATAAGTACCTACCATGCttgcaaagaaaatagaaattgttCTCAGGAATGTTTAGGGAATTCatataatcataataaatatcAATTGAATTATGTTTTCTTAGCATTCTCAATTGGTTTAGCAGCTATTTGCTTTTAAACTTGGAGAAAACCAGAAAGATTATGTgtctttgaataaaatatttttcaaaagagtcCAAAACCTTTCTTAACCCACTAGCAGTTTAAAGTTTAAATTGCAAAAAAGACTAACCGGCAGTTTTGTACCCTCAGACAAAAAATGCAAGACTCCTGATAATTGTGCTCAGTGCTTAAAGATAACATACAATGGcaaatcatttaataaaaaattgcttttgGCAAGCACCTAATGCTGGAAGAGCACAGCTGGTAATTTAGATAGGATTGCTGTGGCTCCAACTCACCTACTTAATATGTACTATGTGATAGGTCTCAACTCATCAGCAGAGGTCCTAGAAATTTTTACAGGttgaacatttaaatatataaattttatcttattttgatccaagagaaaaaaattacacacaaaTTGCACAGGGTTGTGTATGAATTGATACTTAGCCAGTTAAATTTTGCTACCAAATAGTTTGTCATAATCCCAACTTGATTTTATCAATTAATCATATGCatttatagaaacacaaaaagGTGAATTTTCGTAAGGGTATTACTTTGTAAGTTTTGGTTAATACAGGCCTTGGTGGAAATATTGTAGGAAATATAGAGTCTACCAAGAATCAAATTATACCTTCTAAGGTATTGAAATAGGTAATGCAGTAGTTCAATACATATTTCAGCTGAGCTTGGTAGTTTACCTACAGTGTGTAAATTGAATCCTCTTTCCTGGAGTACAGACATGTGTTTGGGCAGAGGGAAAATAGCTATTTACTAATATGAATAAATACCGTTGAGGGCTTCCTGGGGTGGAACCGGCCACTATGTGAAAGACAGTACTACATGTCTATGTTATCCATTTGCCAAAGATTATCTACAGACAAATTTTCAAATCCCAAAGGACAGGTATCCTATCAGTTCATTTCTAGAACCATTTGATCAGAGAAATTTGGTGGCCCTAGCAGGAGAGCAGAGTAGCTACAGCATTAAGGAAACCTGACAGCACCAACTTCTTCATCAAGGTTCTTGCCATTCTCTACTTTACAGTTTGGTATATTCTGTATCCCCTTCTCAGGACTTATCTTAAGGTTCACCACATAGTAGCATCTCAGTATCACTTAGTTAGATTGAATTGTGCCTTTTGTAGCAATGGGATTGCATTTTCTCCATAGTTGGTCTTAGGAAGAACCACAACATAAAGCTGCTCTATTAGAAGCAGAATATGTGTGTAACCTAGAACATGCCCTTGCTCTCCCCACATATGAGATAGGTTTCCACACATTACAGG is a window from the Eulemur rufifrons isolate Redbay chromosome 16, OSU_ERuf_1, whole genome shotgun sequence genome containing:
- the C16H12orf50 gene encoding uncharacterized protein C12orf50 homolog isoform X2; this translates as MQQNCSISCFWETQPLGCVKISCIFYHSKPRNINGLFLPPSSNTTLQKENQEGIPPLTQSQEPLKPQEKISRPIHHPLVLKTNFEEEEEEVDEQNDASSLWTKTPEEIEEKRAIKEMCYKSGEYYRFHTPPDISSSKSVAPTAEKELEKPLENGSELQEGDGLTVPTKYSFERQGEIKTSLDRKPRTDIAENGGGDCYVPQRIIFIEVDENEALSEEKESTMSKCSNIKVNDVQPVRKPHFKGVKKRKWIYDEPKNFPGPGMRRAVQASNPKNKMSYYRNNKNRNAENASYIHVQRETVRTVSLNAPPRSRPANGTYNKVDVNKEPKLNLYSDKYPPTSYNGSAWRKRIPFSKTYLKTEKIYTEPRRNGSK